Proteins found in one Helicobacter colisuis genomic segment:
- a CDS encoding class I SAM-dependent methyltransferase, translating into MIRDKEKWDLRHQNNPIPNSPLELLSQYITQAQKGRALDIACGMGRNSRFMRDNGFVVDSIDISTYAISNLKDEVNINPICVDLDTFSIPKNHYDLICNSFFLERRLFPSILEGLKKNGILIFETFARSDNESHNAFASDSSHLLRKNELLRAFLDLEILFYEEKLISRNRDSHTLALVARLVARA; encoded by the coding sequence ATGATTAGAGACAAAGAAAAGTGGGATTTGCGCCACCAAAACAATCCTATCCCAAACTCGCCATTAGAACTTCTTTCTCAATACATTACTCAAGCACAAAAAGGTAGAGCATTAGACATTGCTTGTGGAATGGGGAGAAATTCAAGATTTATGCGTGATAATGGTTTTGTGGTGGATAGTATTGATATTTCTACCTATGCTATTTCAAACCTTAAAGATGAAGTCAATATTAATCCTATTTGCGTGGATTTAGACACCTTTAGTATCCCCAAAAATCATTATGATCTTATTTGCAATAGTTTTTTTTTGGAGCGCAGATTGTTTCCTTCTATCCTTGAGGGGCTTAAAAAAAATGGTATTTTGATTTTTGAAACTTTTGCAAGAAGCGACAACGAATCTCACAATGCTTTTGCTTCAGATTCTTCCCATCTTTTAAGAAAAAATGAGCTTTTAAGGGCATTTTTAGACTTAGAAATTCTTTTTTATGAAGAAAAGCTTATTTCCAGAAATCGAGATTCTCACACTTTAGCTTTAGTCGCTAGGCTTGTTGCGCGTGCCTAA
- a CDS encoding carbon-nitrogen hydrolase yields MQNIKVALIQQTFKGTKTATLQTTAKMIKEAAKNGANLVLLQELHTTEYFCQSENVDFFDYALSFEEDCEYFSEIAKNHKIVLVTSLFERRTSGLYHNTAVVFETNGEIAGKYRKMHIPDDPGFYEKFYFTPGDLGFTPISTSLGKLGILICWDQWYPEAARSMALKGAEILIYPTAIGWFDSDFKEEKDRQREAWIAIQRGHAVANGIPVVAINRVGFEKDKSGVLEGIRFWGSSFAFGAQGELLTLGSVEGEEILYFEWDKKRSEEVRRIWPFLRDRRIDSYQNILKRFDD; encoded by the coding sequence ATGCAAAATATCAAAGTTGCTCTCATTCAACAAACCTTTAAAGGCACAAAAACAGCCACCCTGCAAACCACTGCAAAAATGATCAAAGAAGCAGCAAAAAATGGTGCAAATCTTGTTTTATTACAAGAATTACATACAACAGAATATTTTTGCCAAAGTGAAAATGTGGATTTTTTTGATTATGCGTTGAGTTTTGAAGAAGATTGCGAATACTTTAGTGAAATTGCTAAAAACCATAAAATTGTGCTTGTAACTTCACTTTTTGAACGGCGCACAAGCGGACTTTATCACAACACTGCTGTAGTTTTTGAAACTAATGGAGAAATTGCAGGAAAATACCGAAAAATGCATATTCCAGATGATCCAGGATTTTATGAAAAATTTTATTTTACTCCTGGGGATTTAGGATTTACGCCTATCTCTACAAGCCTTGGAAAGCTTGGAATCTTGATTTGTTGGGACCAATGGTATCCAGAAGCTGCAAGAAGTATGGCTTTAAAGGGAGCAGAAATCTTAATTTATCCAACTGCAATTGGTTGGTTTGATTCTGATTTTAAAGAAGAAAAAGATCGCCAAAGGGAAGCTTGGATAGCCATTCAAAGAGGTCATGCAGTAGCCAATGGGATTCCAGTAGTTGCCATTAATCGCGTGGGATTTGAAAAAGATAAAAGTGGAGTTTTAGAGGGCATACGCTTTTGGGGATCTAGTTTTGCCTTTGGCGCACAAGGAGAGCTTTTAACACTTGGAAGTGTAGAGGGTGAAGAAATTTTGTATTTTGAATGGGATAAAAAACGAAGTGAAGAAGTACGCAGAATCTGGCCATTTTTGAGAGATAGACGCATTGATTCTTATCAAAATATTTTAAAGCGTTTTGATGATTAG
- a CDS encoding ThiF family adenylyltransferase, whose protein sequence is MTNKRFTRTLLLFKEDGFAKLQNSSVLLLGVGGVGGFTLDCLYRTGIGRICIIDYDSFDETNQNRQIGSFEGVGEKKVKILAQKYQGIEAIETKITQEFLQNFDFTPFDIVIDAIDDIDAKIALALTIANHPKNPNMPLLLSSTGSAKKLDPSQIQSASIWKTYGDKFARKFREGLKKQGFKGNFQAIFSPEPPHCKELGSFSGVTGSFGLRLASEAISIILKKETLCKS, encoded by the coding sequence ATGACAAATAAGCGCTTTACTCGCACTCTTTTACTTTTTAAAGAAGATGGTTTTGCAAAACTCCAAAATTCCAGTGTTTTACTTCTTGGGGTGGGTGGCGTTGGAGGATTCACTCTTGATTGTCTTTATCGCACAGGAATTGGCAGAATCTGCATTATAGATTATGATAGCTTTGATGAAACCAATCAAAATAGACAAATTGGCTCTTTTGAGGGTGTGGGAGAAAAAAAGGTAAAAATCCTAGCACAAAAATATCAAGGCATAGAAGCCATAGAAACTAAAATTACTCAAGAATTTCTTCAAAATTTTGATTTTACTCCTTTTGATATTGTCATTGATGCAATTGATGATATTGATGCAAAAATCGCTCTAGCCCTCACAATTGCCAACCACCCCAAAAATCCAAATATGCCCCTACTTCTTTCTTCTACAGGAAGTGCTAAGAAACTTGATCCCTCACAGATTCAAAGCGCTAGTATTTGGAAAACCTATGGGGATAAATTTGCTAGAAAATTTCGCGAGGGACTAAAAAAGCAAGGTTTCAAGGGAAATTTTCAAGCGATTTTTAGCCCAGAACCCCCTCACTGCAAGGAATTAGGAAGCTTTAGTGGTGTTACAGGAAGCTTTGGATTGCGTCTTGCAAGTGAAGCCATTTCAATTATTTTAAAAAAGGAGACATTATGCAAATCTTAG
- the surE gene encoding 5'/3'-nucleotidase SurE produces MKRILITNDDGYQSPGLLALKEALSPLGHVMIVAPASEKSACGHGMTLTRPLRFIKLDDDFYKLDDGTPTDCIYLSLHALYEEGFKPDLIVSGINIGSNMGEDVSYSGTASAAMEGVLHDIPSIAISQVLQDKNCFGFDFSLAKETIYNLAKKILENGFPLQKREFLNVNIPQIPKDQCKGVKITELGIRLYGNDAHLHRNPRGEEYYWLGLHPLNWKERNQQESSDFNAVMNDYVSITPITLDFTAKKSMQPLQNWIMQ; encoded by the coding sequence ATGAAAAGAATATTGATTACTAATGATGATGGCTACCAATCCCCAGGATTACTAGCGCTTAAAGAAGCCTTATCTCCGCTAGGACATGTGATGATTGTTGCTCCTGCGAGTGAAAAATCTGCGTGTGGGCATGGAATGACACTAACGCGTCCCCTAAGATTTATAAAACTTGATGATGATTTTTATAAGCTTGATGATGGAACGCCAACTGATTGTATTTATCTCTCACTTCACGCACTTTATGAAGAAGGATTTAAACCAGATTTAATTGTAAGTGGAATAAACATAGGCTCTAATATGGGCGAAGATGTTAGCTATTCAGGCACTGCTAGTGCTGCTATGGAGGGAGTTTTACACGATATTCCCTCTATAGCTATTTCGCAAGTCTTACAAGATAAAAATTGCTTTGGATTTGATTTTTCTCTTGCTAAAGAAACTATTTACAACCTTGCAAAAAAAATCTTAGAAAATGGCTTCCCTCTTCAAAAAAGAGAGTTTTTAAATGTCAATATTCCACAGATTCCAAAAGATCAATGCAAAGGAGTGAAAATCACAGAGCTTGGAATTAGACTTTATGGGAATGATGCACATTTACATAGGAATCCTCGTGGAGAAGAATACTATTGGCTAGGACTTCATCCACTAAATTGGAAAGAGCGCAATCAGCAAGAATCTTCAGATTTTAACGCTGTGATGAATGATTATGTCTCTATCACGCCTATCACCCTTGATTTTACTGCTAAAAAAAGTATGCAACCCCTACAAAATTGGATTATGCAATGA
- a CDS encoding polyprenyl synthetase family protein: protein MTEKLHSLFSEFESYLISQPPKVPSFHPYYEKALWEMVLSGGKRFRPKLLLSVVCANKSKFTSKAFAPALALEILHTYSLIHDDLPAMDNATLRRGVPTLHHKYDECGAILVGDALNTHSFYCIAKSSLKPKIKNKLTEILSYNGGIYGMVLGQALDCYFEKQTLPLEKLRIIHLNKTAKLIAAALKMGGIIAKCDKKFCQKLYKIGLDLGLFFQIRDDIIDTTQSSQEAGKTTQNDSEKNSYVNLLGLETAKIEAKKLQESLQMQLQSLNPKTNQALRILLEEYFTF from the coding sequence ATGACAGAGAAACTTCATTCTCTTTTTAGCGAATTTGAATCTTACCTCATCTCGCAACCCCCTAAAGTCCCTAGCTTTCACCCTTATTACGAAAAAGCACTTTGGGAAATGGTGCTAAGTGGTGGGAAACGATTCCGCCCTAAATTACTCTTAAGTGTTGTTTGTGCTAATAAATCAAAATTTACTTCCAAAGCCTTTGCTCCTGCACTTGCTTTAGAAATCTTGCACACTTATTCGCTAATTCATGATGATTTACCAGCAATGGACAATGCCACTTTAAGAAGGGGTGTGCCAACCTTGCACCACAAATACGATGAGTGTGGAGCAATCCTAGTTGGTGATGCACTCAATACTCATAGTTTTTATTGTATTGCCAAATCTTCTTTAAAGCCAAAAATTAAAAACAAGCTCACTGAGATTCTAAGCTATAATGGCGGAATCTATGGTATGGTTTTGGGACAAGCCTTAGATTGCTATTTTGAAAAACAAACTCTACCTTTAGAGAAGTTGCGCATCATTCATTTAAACAAAACTGCCAAACTTATTGCTGCTGCTTTAAAAATGGGTGGAATCATAGCCAAATGTGATAAAAAATTCTGCCAAAAACTTTATAAAATCGGCTTAGATTTGGGGCTATTTTTTCAAATCCGTGATGATATTATTGATACAACACAAAGTTCGCAAGAAGCAGGAAAAACAACACAAAATGATTCAGAAAAAAATAGCTATGTCAATCTTTTGGGATTAGAAACTGCCAAAATAGAAGCTAAAAAGCTTCAAGAATCTTTGCAAATGCAACTCCAATCTCTAAATCCTAAAACCAATCAAGCCTTAAGAATCCTTTTGGAAGAATATTTTACATTTTAA
- a CDS encoding DUF7488 domain-containing protein yields the protein MKQKLLLLLFSLGLSIKLVAYDFSTCQIKAVHSMEKIDQSYGIAIKPLKKNAKLPAKSVLFFYSPNTTPKDYKILKHDPFLGFYLLESKTNLNPISLKEINSEMLEDEIASITPTHSVSGKIMTRMQSPVDFATLNVPTFQNSLINTICDQNYGIGIGKNQFLEKKYLDRFINNPIYYGDIGIRVFQNSKDRVEVNLIDPFFDNNPFEYGDIIMMINGEAIPNVSHFNRVVLDLNEDSVIPVRIERNGIVQNLSVKVDKRRGGMLLKEDFFGRVGIKISNDFTITQILPSAKNGFEKLQVGDKVLRINQKDVPQDYDSIIHFLGNYVNDRQKWLISRNDFQFFIEVNTQKAKNDRETSFSF from the coding sequence ATGAAACAAAAACTCTTACTTTTACTCTTTAGTCTTGGCTTAAGCATCAAGCTTGTCGCTTATGATTTTAGCACTTGTCAAATCAAAGCCGTGCATTCTATGGAAAAAATAGATCAAAGCTATGGAATCGCCATCAAGCCTTTGAAAAAAAATGCTAAACTCCCTGCAAAAAGTGTATTGTTTTTTTATTCTCCAAATACCACCCCAAAAGACTACAAAATCCTCAAACACGATCCTTTCTTAGGATTTTATCTCCTAGAGTCAAAAACCAATCTAAACCCCATTTCTTTAAAAGAAATTAATAGCGAAATGCTAGAAGATGAGATTGCTAGTATCACGCCTACTCATAGTGTAAGTGGAAAGATTATGACAAGAATGCAAAGCCCTGTTGATTTTGCCACTTTAAATGTCCCAACTTTTCAAAATAGCCTTATTAATACCATTTGTGATCAAAACTATGGAATTGGTATTGGCAAAAATCAATTTTTAGAAAAAAAATATCTTGATCGCTTTATTAACAATCCCATTTATTATGGTGATATTGGCATTAGGGTGTTTCAAAATTCAAAAGATAGAGTTGAAGTCAATCTCATTGATCCATTTTTTGATAACAATCCCTTTGAGTATGGCGATATTATTATGATGATTAATGGAGAAGCTATCCCAAATGTTAGTCACTTTAATCGTGTGGTTTTAGATTTAAACGAAGATTCTGTAATTCCTGTTAGAATAGAGCGCAATGGTATAGTGCAAAATCTCTCTGTAAAAGTGGATAAGCGACGTGGTGGTATGCTTTTAAAAGAAGATTTTTTTGGAAGAGTAGGCATAAAGATTTCTAATGACTTTACAATCACACAAATTTTACCTAGTGCTAAAAATGGTTTTGAAAAGTTACAAGTTGGCGATAAGGTTTTAAGAATCAATCAAAAAGATGTCCCACAAGATTATGATTCTATTATCCATTTTTTAGGAAATTATGTTAATGATAGACAAAAATGGCTTATCTCTCGCAATGATTTTCAATTTTTTATAGAAGTTAATACACAAAAGGCAAAGAATGACAGAGAAACTTCATTCTCTTTTTAG
- a CDS encoding YbaB/EbfC family nucleoid-associated protein, producing the protein MFNPEDLAKTLENLQENFKNAQEENKNLTFSAKSGGGLVSVSANGEGEIIDISIDDSLLEDKESLQILLMSAINDVCKSVEGNKKKMAMGMLGNLGNFPFKG; encoded by the coding sequence ATGTTTAATCCAGAAGACTTAGCAAAAACTCTAGAAAATTTACAGGAAAATTTCAAAAACGCGCAAGAAGAAAATAAAAATCTCACCTTTAGTGCCAAAAGTGGTGGAGGATTAGTAAGTGTGAGTGCTAATGGTGAGGGAGAAATTATAGATATTAGTATTGATGATTCATTATTAGAAGATAAAGAATCGCTTCAAATTTTATTGATGAGTGCGATTAATGATGTCTGCAAAAGTGTAGAAGGAAATAAGAAAAAAATGGCAATGGGAATGCTTGGAAACCTTGGAAATTTTCCGTTTAAGGGCTAA
- the panD gene encoding aspartate 1-decarboxylase, whose protein sequence is MNFTMLYSKIHRARVSDANLNYVGSITIDTKLMESAGLLEGQKVDIVNINNGERFSTYVIEGKSGDICLNGAAARKVQIGDKIIIMAYAQFSKEELENYEPKVVLVDENNQIIQIKKELKNV, encoded by the coding sequence TTGAATTTTACAATGCTTTATAGTAAGATTCATCGCGCAAGAGTGAGTGATGCTAATCTTAATTATGTTGGCTCCATTACGATTGATACCAAACTTATGGAGTCTGCTGGGCTTTTAGAGGGTCAAAAGGTTGATATTGTTAATATCAATAATGGCGAGAGATTTTCTACTTATGTTATTGAAGGTAAAAGTGGTGATATTTGCCTTAATGGTGCTGCTGCTAGAAAAGTGCAAATTGGAGATAAAATCATCATTATGGCTTATGCTCAATTCTCCAAAGAAGAGCTAGAAAACTATGAACCAAAAGTAGTTTTGGTAGATGAAAATAATCAAATCATTCAAATCAAAAAGGAATTAAAAAATGTTTAA
- a CDS encoding glycosyltransferase produces the protein MSLVILIYSLGPGGAERITSLLLESLSKEYPITLVLLEDICHYKIPSNVTKVILGKNSTYESGLKKLIKIPILAYKYSKIIRNCTHSFSLITRPNYINILASFFAKKPKIFISERSYPSKQYGYGNLQSKINRFLIQALYKRADKISANSPQNLQDLISNFQVPKSKTTLLPNCFDLEKIQNLSQENTPLKEKILAKKLEGKKIFVSIGRLDEGKNHALLINTLAALKDKNIFLFILGEGVLRESLQKQINVLKLTNHIALLGATTNPYAPLSCADFFLFGSNHEGFPNVLVESLALGIPIITTDCAPQMILQSTQEMQNFKLGKCGITTPLNNKEIMIEAIHWALENPDFFKKDNLLSQAKTFSITHQLPLYKKWLELE, from the coding sequence ATGTCTTTAGTTATCCTTATTTACTCACTTGGTCCAGGTGGCGCAGAGAGAATCACCTCACTGCTTTTAGAATCTCTAAGCAAAGAATATCCAATCACACTTGTCTTACTAGAAGATATTTGCCACTATAAGATTCCTAGCAATGTAACCAAAGTTATTTTAGGTAAAAATTCCACTTATGAGAGCGGACTAAAAAAACTCATTAAAATCCCTATTTTAGCTTATAAATATTCTAAAATTATCCGCAATTGCACGCATTCTTTTTCGCTCATAACACGCCCAAATTACATCAATATTCTTGCTTCCTTTTTTGCCAAAAAGCCAAAAATATTCATTTCAGAACGCAGTTATCCTAGCAAACAATATGGTTATGGAAATTTACAATCCAAAATCAATCGCTTTCTTATCCAAGCCCTCTATAAAAGGGCAGATAAAATTTCAGCTAACTCTCCACAAAACTTACAAGATTTAATCTCAAATTTTCAAGTCCCAAAATCCAAAACAACCCTACTCCCAAACTGCTTTGATCTTGAAAAAATCCAGAATCTAAGTCAAGAAAATACTCCACTCAAAGAAAAAATTCTAGCCAAAAAACTAGAGGGGAAAAAAATTTTTGTTAGCATTGGCAGACTTGATGAGGGCAAGAATCACGCCTTGCTAATTAACACACTAGCTGCACTCAAAGATAAAAATATCTTCTTATTTATTCTTGGAGAGGGTGTGCTAAGAGAATCCTTGCAAAAGCAAATCAATGTTCTTAAACTCACAAATCATATTGCACTTTTAGGGGCGACTACTAACCCTTATGCGCCACTTAGTTGTGCAGACTTTTTTCTTTTTGGCTCAAATCATGAGGGATTCCCCAATGTTTTAGTGGAATCATTAGCTCTAGGGATTCCTATTATCACGACTGATTGTGCGCCTCAGATGATTTTACAAAGCACCCAAGAAATGCAAAACTTTAAACTTGGTAAATGTGGCATCACTACTCCTCTTAACAATAAAGAAATTATGATAGAAGCTATTCATTGGGCTTTAGAAAATCCTGATTTCTTCAAAAAAGACAATCTTTTATCTCAAGCCAAAACCTTTAGCATCACACACCAATTACCACTCTACAAAAAATGGTTAGAATTAGAATAA
- a CDS encoding glycosyltransferase: MKKIKILLVIRSLFVGGAERQWVLLARGLAKKQEVNLLLCTFYSGGELADEINEIPHFCLHKKGKGDFLFLWRYRKLIKEFQPDCIYAFMPDSNLFSLLASSFLKIPVIWGFRSSGIDIARLSLFSKIYFYLQRFLSSKAAAIICNSSDAISFYKNAKYNMEKAKIIYNGIDTTKFYPKQSNALKSSLKIPKDSFVFGIAARMDKVKDYPLLAKGAKEILAKNQKVFFIAIGKINEEILKECETILGEFKKRFLFLGIQKDTPMFYSLFDCILSTSYTESFSNSIAEAMACECIPLVSDAGESRIIANFKQNYPYCFPKKDLESFCQGLDSILALPKDSLQTLKKQARDHILRNFSAQKMVESTLKELKQCL; encoded by the coding sequence ATGAAAAAAATAAAGATTCTGCTTGTAATTCGCTCTCTTTTTGTTGGCGGGGCTGAGAGACAATGGGTGCTACTAGCACGCGGATTAGCCAAAAAGCAAGAAGTGAATTTGCTTCTTTGCACTTTTTATAGCGGAGGTGAATTAGCAGATGAAATTAATGAGATTCCACATTTTTGTCTTCACAAAAAAGGCAAGGGAGATTTTCTATTTTTATGGCGCTATCGCAAACTTATAAAAGAGTTTCAACCTGATTGCATTTATGCTTTTATGCCTGATTCTAATCTTTTTAGCCTTTTGGCTAGTAGCTTTTTAAAAATTCCTGTTATTTGGGGATTCCGCTCTAGTGGAATTGACATAGCAAGACTTTCATTATTCTCTAAAATTTATTTTTACTTACAAAGATTCTTAAGCTCCAAAGCAGCAGCTATTATTTGCAATTCAAGTGATGCCATTAGCTTTTATAAAAATGCCAAATACAACATGGAAAAAGCCAAAATTATTTACAATGGTATTGATACAACTAAGTTTTACCCCAAGCAATCTAACGCCCTTAAAAGCTCCCTAAAAATCCCCAAAGATTCTTTTGTCTTTGGAATAGCTGCACGAATGGATAAGGTCAAAGATTATCCACTACTTGCAAAAGGTGCTAAAGAAATTCTAGCTAAGAATCAAAAAGTTTTTTTTATTGCCATTGGAAAAATTAATGAAGAGATTCTAAAAGAGTGTGAGACAATTTTAGGGGAATTTAAAAAGCGATTTTTGTTCTTGGGTATCCAAAAAGACACGCCAATGTTTTATTCTCTTTTTGACTGCATTCTTTCAACCTCTTATACAGAGAGTTTTTCAAACTCTATTGCTGAAGCTATGGCATGTGAATGCATTCCACTTGTTAGCGATGCTGGAGAAAGCAGAATAATTGCTAATTTTAAGCAAAACTACCCTTATTGCTTCCCTAAAAAAGACTTAGAATCTTTTTGTCAAGGATTAGATTCTATCCTAGCACTTCCAAAAGATTCTTTGCAAACCCTAAAAAAACAAGCAAGAGATCATATTTTGCGAAACTTTTCTGCTCAAAAAATGGTCGAATCCACTCTCAAAGAGCTAAAACAATGTCTTTAG
- a CDS encoding glycosyltransferase family 2 protein — MTSKNIDLPKVSVILTTFNREYFFTEAIESILEQDYPNLEIIISDDGSSDNTFAFACEYAQDHPNIKVVQNAHSKGSAGNRNNGLDYANGDLVLLLDDDDLLFKEAISQMVEVYLQFNKHYGIILANCTRSDDGFLSGKGINETREVSFKEVLCGNLKGEFITLFERKLLGTRRFSENLKRGNVGLLWLRMHKQSPCFYLHRPLKFYRIHAESLTHNMKYKPLEMVKNYEQDILLFYKERKELCPKYLAELCATAALLYRQGGDNKHAFKKILQSLLIYPNLKALKALVYLFLPKSFIPRFNVRQRIEK; from the coding sequence ATGACTTCTAAAAATATAGATCTTCCAAAGGTAAGTGTCATTCTAACAACCTTTAACCGAGAATATTTTTTTACAGAAGCGATTGAAAGTATCTTAGAGCAAGATTATCCAAATTTAGAAATCATTATCAGTGATGATGGTTCTAGTGATAACACCTTTGCCTTTGCCTGTGAATACGCCCAAGATCATCCTAATATTAAAGTTGTTCAAAATGCTCATTCTAAAGGATCAGCTGGGAATCGCAACAATGGCTTAGATTATGCAAACGGAGATTTAGTGCTACTTTTAGATGATGATGACTTACTTTTTAAAGAGGCAATTTCCCAAATGGTGGAAGTTTATTTGCAATTTAATAAACATTATGGAATCATTCTTGCAAACTGCACAAGAAGCGATGATGGATTTCTCTCTGGCAAAGGCATAAATGAAACACGCGAAGTGTCTTTTAAAGAAGTTTTATGTGGCAACTTAAAGGGAGAATTTATTACACTTTTTGAGAGAAAGCTGCTTGGAACAAGGCGCTTTAGCGAAAATCTTAAACGCGGAAATGTTGGGCTTTTATGGCTTAGAATGCACAAACAGAGCCCCTGTTTTTATCTCCATCGTCCTTTAAAATTCTATCGAATACATGCTGAATCACTTACGCACAATATGAAATACAAACCCCTTGAGATGGTTAAAAATTATGAGCAAGACATTTTATTATTCTATAAAGAACGCAAAGAGTTATGCCCCAAATACCTAGCTGAACTCTGTGCAACAGCCGCATTGCTTTATCGGCAAGGTGGAGATAATAAACACGCTTTTAAAAAGATTCTACAAAGCCTTCTTATCTATCCTAATCTCAAAGCACTCAAAGCACTAGTTTATTTATTCTTGCCCAAATCATTTATACCACGCTTTAATGTTCGCCAAAGAATCGAAAAATGA
- a CDS encoding ATP-binding cassette domain-containing protein, whose amino-acid sequence MFTKLDLILSQEDRIYIYFLLFVSLIVSLIELIGISAIAPFISIASDLSLIENKPYFAYFYYLFKFDSAYHFVIFFGISLLIFYCFRSIANLIYQHLLARFTFGRYHLIVGRLFVNYLGMNYQDFLTKNTSYLTKTITTEAHNFTILLAAILFMTSEVFVVLLIYGTLLFVNFKITLGLTIMLGFFGFLMSKFVSQKIKKQGKQKEFYQKSFFECLASSFGNYKIIKLQSNNQTILDHFTQSSWGYSLANIKNQTFFHIPRLLLEAIGFCMMIAVVLYLFITDGKNMSSHLPLLSMYVLALYRLLPSINRILDSYNKILFNYRSLEIIYQDIQMQTKKLGDERIKFYEKIELRNICFGYTQDKKVLENVNLTLKKGSKTAFIGESGSGKSTLVDLIISLLEPNSGEIYIDQTRLCDKNLKSWRSKIGYIPQNVYLFDGNVADNVAFGREFNEEKMINCLKLANIYDFLATKEGIYTQVGDSGIALSGGQKQRIAIARALYGDPEILVLDEATSALDNTTEQKIMEEIYQISQNKTLLIIAHRLSTIQKCDTIYQIKKGIPKKISYADL is encoded by the coding sequence ATGTTTACTAAGCTTGATTTAATTCTCTCTCAAGAAGATAGAATCTATATTTATTTTTTACTTTTTGTTTCACTTATTGTCTCATTAATAGAGTTAATAGGAATCTCCGCCATTGCCCCTTTTATTTCTATAGCAAGTGATTTATCATTAATAGAAAATAAGCCTTATTTTGCTTATTTTTATTATCTTTTTAAATTTGATTCTGCTTATCACTTTGTTATCTTTTTTGGAATTTCACTTTTGATATTTTATTGCTTTAGGAGCATTGCAAACCTCATCTATCAGCATCTTTTGGCTCGTTTTACTTTTGGGCGCTATCATCTTATTGTAGGGCGTTTATTTGTAAATTATTTGGGTATGAATTACCAAGATTTTTTAACCAAAAACACAAGCTATCTCACAAAAACAATCACCACTGAAGCCCATAATTTTACTATTTTGCTTGCAGCCATTTTATTTATGACTTCAGAAGTGTTTGTGGTGCTCTTGATTTATGGAACACTCTTGTTTGTGAATTTCAAAATCACGCTAGGGCTTACCATTATGCTCGGATTCTTTGGATTTTTAATGAGTAAATTTGTCTCACAAAAAATCAAAAAACAAGGCAAACAAAAAGAATTCTATCAAAAAAGCTTTTTTGAATGCCTTGCAAGCAGTTTTGGAAACTACAAAATTATCAAACTTCAAAGCAATAATCAAACCATTTTAGATCATTTCACCCAAAGTTCTTGGGGCTATTCACTGGCTAATATCAAAAATCAAACCTTTTTTCATATTCCGCGTCTTTTGCTTGAAGCCATTGGTTTTTGTATGATGATTGCTGTTGTTTTGTATCTCTTTATTACCGATGGCAAAAATATGTCATCTCATCTCCCTTTATTATCAATGTATGTCCTTGCTCTCTATCGACTTTTGCCTTCCATTAATCGAATTTTAGATTCCTATAATAAAATCCTTTTTAACTACCGCTCTTTAGAGATCATCTATCAAGACATTCAAATGCAAACCAAAAAACTAGGTGATGAAAGAATTAAGTTCTACGAAAAAATTGAACTTAGAAATATTTGTTTTGGCTACACACAAGACAAAAAGGTGTTAGAAAATGTAAATCTCACTCTAAAAAAAGGCTCCAAAACTGCATTTATAGGAGAATCAGGTAGTGGCAAAAGCACATTAGTAGATCTCATTATTAGCCTTTTGGAGCCAAATAGCGGAGAAATTTACATTGACCAAACTAGACTTTGTGATAAAAATCTCAAAAGCTGGAGAAGTAAGATAGGATACATTCCACAAAATGTTTATCTTTTTGATGGCAATGTCGCAGACAATGTCGCCTTTGGCAGGGAATTTAATGAAGAAAAAATGATAAATTGTTTAAAATTAGCCAATATTTATGATTTTTTAGCGACCAAAGAGGGAATCTATACTCAAGTAGGAGATAGCGGAATCGCACTTAGTGGCGGACAAAAACAAAGAATCGCCATTGCAAGAGCATTGTATGGGGATCCTGAGATACTTGTTTTAGATGAAGCAACAAGCGCTCTAGATAATACAACTGAACAAAAAATTATGGAAGAAATCTATCAAATCTCACAAAATAAAACTCTACTTATCATCGCACACCGCCTAAGCACTATTCAAAAATGTGATACTATTTATCAGATTAAAAAAGGGATTCCAAAAAAGATTTCTTATGCCGATTTATAA